A genomic window from Serratia liquefaciens includes:
- a CDS encoding lipopolysaccharide biosynthesis protein: MSKVIMGAAALSIGDILGKVIGFIILPYLTAHLGASGYGALTLYLSVIQMLIIFISFSGQGLLPVKYMQEGEGSSLVFRRDNITLAMASSVLLVAIFYIVTLVANISVSFSDGFLVVLASLAQALNFINLSHLRISQTYKVAAIGQFLLSAFNVLFTIVLFEMIAATPGQRLIAIAASFFSIQLAYEFFVYKKIKGERITCEPVRKRYKEIVSYGLSLLPHHGSYWIKSSIDRFFIAHYMSTAVVGVYGLAFQLTSIVMLFFGVINQAFQPFIYRKLKENDFRGVELIQYGYTGLVIVACVIYFFIMPFVFPYLFKAEFDRAIYYFNILLPGTAFLSIYYIFTHSLFYYRKNKIISIITMGSMITHLVGIFIITMTTIKVEYFCFVYAVSSLFACAATFIYGKRQINIERKR; this comes from the coding sequence ATGAGCAAAGTCATTATGGGCGCTGCGGCCTTGTCGATAGGGGATATTCTTGGCAAGGTCATAGGCTTCATCATACTGCCTTATTTAACAGCACACCTTGGCGCGTCGGGATACGGCGCGCTAACTCTGTATCTGTCCGTTATTCAGATGTTGATCATTTTTATTTCATTTAGTGGTCAGGGTTTGTTGCCGGTCAAATACATGCAGGAGGGGGAAGGGAGTTCCCTGGTGTTCCGCAGAGATAACATCACTCTGGCCATGGCGTCGAGCGTGTTATTAGTGGCGATATTTTATATTGTTACGCTAGTCGCTAATATATCTGTAAGTTTTAGTGATGGTTTTCTGGTGGTTTTGGCATCTTTAGCTCAGGCGCTTAACTTTATCAATTTGTCGCACTTGCGTATTAGCCAGACTTACAAGGTTGCAGCGATTGGGCAGTTTTTGCTGTCCGCATTTAACGTTCTGTTTACGATCGTGCTTTTCGAAATGATTGCGGCGACCCCGGGACAGCGGTTGATAGCGATAGCGGCCTCGTTTTTCAGTATTCAGCTTGCCTATGAGTTTTTTGTTTACAAGAAAATCAAGGGCGAGCGTATTACATGTGAACCCGTACGAAAACGCTATAAAGAAATTGTCAGTTATGGTTTGTCATTGTTGCCACATCATGGTAGTTACTGGATTAAATCATCAATAGACCGTTTTTTTATTGCTCATTACATGAGCACCGCCGTAGTAGGGGTTTACGGTTTAGCATTTCAGCTTACCTCTATCGTGATGTTGTTCTTTGGTGTAATTAACCAGGCATTTCAGCCTTTTATTTACCGCAAGTTGAAAGAAAATGATTTTAGAGGCGTTGAGCTTATTCAATATGGCTATACAGGTTTAGTGATCGTAGCCTGTGTGATTTATTTCTTTATTATGCCATTTGTTTTTCCTTATCTCTTTAAGGCTGAGTTTGATCGCGCTATATACTATTTTAATATTTTATTGCCTGGGACGGCGTTTCTTTCTATTTATTATATATTTACGCATTCCCTCTTTTATTATCGAAAAAATAAAATCATTTCAATTATTACCATGGGCTCAATGATTACACATTTAGTCGGTATATTTATCATCACGATGACGACAATAAAGGTCGAATATTTCTGTTTCGTTTATGCTGTTTCAAGTCTTTTTGCATGTGCAGCGACATTTATCTATGGTAAGCGGCAAATTAACATTGAGAGGAAAAGATGA
- a CDS encoding acyltransferase, whose amino-acid sequence MIASFIRWLRSLRKQRYKSKVLNAVAKCGRDPKVNFLTLVNNKTTLGNNFNSNGLTVVGKGSVVIGDNFHCGFGCVIITENHNHNGTAIPYDHTYVIKDTHIGDNVWLGINVIILPGVTIGEGAIIQAGSVVVKDIQPYAIAGGHPAAQFSQRNVDHYLQLRAAGKFH is encoded by the coding sequence ATGATAGCAAGTTTTATACGATGGTTACGTAGTCTACGTAAGCAACGTTATAAGTCTAAAGTTCTCAATGCCGTGGCGAAATGTGGCCGCGATCCAAAGGTTAACTTTTTGACTCTTGTTAATAATAAAACAACTCTGGGTAATAACTTCAACTCCAACGGATTGACGGTGGTGGGGAAGGGGAGTGTTGTCATTGGCGATAATTTCCACTGTGGCTTCGGTTGTGTAATAATCACCGAAAATCATAACCACAACGGCACTGCAATTCCGTATGACCATACTTATGTCATTAAAGATACTCATATTGGAGATAACGTTTGGTTAGGTATTAATGTAATTATTCTGCCAGGCGTCACTATAGGTGAAGGTGCGATTATCCAGGCTGGTAGCGTTGTGGTTAAGGATATTCAACCTTATGCTATCGCTGGCGGCCATCCGGCTGCGCAATTCTCGCAGCGCAATGTTGATCATTATTTACAGCTCAGAGCCGCAGGTAAGTTCCACTAA